One segment of Caldisericia bacterium DNA contains the following:
- the nadE gene encoding NAD(+) synthase, translating to MFNEEAEIEKITRFIKTYLDKFGRSGVILGVSGGVDSGVVLKLLLKAVPKEKILALILPDRDTEKESISLALSLLEENDVSYKIINISPILSKFGIYRELPYWLLPTRKMRENITRKFYNDYTKRFKKSPFFLGLKVPEELLEDKWFLKGIAYHRIKHRIRMVTLYYYAELKNLLVVGTCNKTEKLLGFFVKYGDSAVDLDPIAHLFKTQVFKLAERLGVPDEIINRPPSPDLIPGITDEFAMGMSYEVVDRVLVRLTKGENPAEIAKIVNLDVEKIKILKEAMEDSLHMRSLPPSLD from the coding sequence ATGTTTAATGAGGAAGCTGAAATAGAAAAAATAACCAGATTTATAAAAACTTATCTGGATAAATTTGGAAGGAGTGGAGTTATATTGGGGGTGAGTGGAGGGGTGGATTCTGGTGTTGTATTGAAGTTACTTTTAAAGGCAGTTCCAAAAGAAAAGATACTTGCATTAATTTTGCCAGATAGAGATACTGAAAAGGAAAGTATTTCTCTTGCACTCTCTCTATTAGAGGAGAATGATGTATCATACAAAATTATAAATATCTCTCCGATACTTTCAAAATTTGGAATTTATAGGGAACTACCCTATTGGTTGCTTCCCACAAGAAAGATGAGGGAGAATATTACGAGGAAGTTTTACAATGATTATACAAAGAGATTTAAAAAATCTCCCTTCTTTCTTGGGTTAAAGGTTCCTGAAGAGTTATTAGAAGATAAGTGGTTTTTGAAAGGTATTGCATATCATAGAATAAAACATAGAATAAGGATGGTTACACTTTACTACTATGCAGAACTAAAAAACCTGCTTGTCGTGGGTACATGTAATAAAACTGAAAAACTCCTTGGATTCTTTGTTAAGTATGGAGATTCTGCAGTAGATTTAGATCCCATTGCCCATCTCTTTAAAACACAGGTCTTCAAACTTGCTGAAAGACTTGGTGTACCAGATGAAATAATTAATAGACCACCATCTCCAGATTTAATCCCTGGCATTACAGATGAATTTGCCATGGGTATGTCATACGAAGTGGTTGATAGGGTGCTTGTAAGACTTACAAAAGGAGAGAATCCAGCAGAAATAGCAAAAATTGTGAATCTTGATGTGGAAAAGATTAAAATCCTTAAAGAGGCAATGGAAGATTCACTACATATGAGATCTCTTCCACCCTCACTTGATTAG
- the murA gene encoding UDP-N-acetylglucosamine 1-carboxyvinyltransferase: MEIYRIEGGNRLKGEVIAQGSKNGALPLISASLLTDEPVYIRNVPRLLDVGTLIEVIRGIGVKAKHLKDGTVSIEAGNLNWEITDEKASRIRGSITLVGSLLSRIGKVRLPFPGGCHIGSRPIDLHIKGFKALGADVRALGTLIEGEAKKMRGAKIYLDYPSVGATENILLASVFAKGETVIENAAQEPEVVELANFLNSMGGKIEGAGTKCIRVEGVKKLHGTDFTLSPDRVEIGTFMIGAAITGGDITIKPVIFEHIIPLVFKLREIGVNIKIENGKILRVIAKKRPKKFEIRTMPFPGFPTDLQSQMLALATIAEGVSLITETVFENRFMVVPELRKMGAKIRVEGRTAFVEGVTKLIGTEVTATDLRAGAALVLAGLRAEGETIIKKIYHIERGYYNLHEKIRQLGGKIWKETINF; this comes from the coding sequence ATGGAAATATATAGAATAGAAGGTGGAAACAGACTTAAAGGTGAGGTGATAGCACAGGGGTCAAAAAATGGAGCACTTCCTCTTATCTCAGCAAGTCTTCTCACTGATGAACCTGTCTATATAAGAAATGTTCCAAGACTACTTGATGTGGGAACCCTCATTGAGGTGATAAGAGGGATAGGTGTAAAAGCAAAACATCTAAAGGATGGGACAGTAAGTATAGAGGCTGGAAATTTAAACTGGGAAATCACTGATGAAAAGGCAAGCAGAATAAGAGGAAGTATAACCCTCGTAGGTTCCCTTCTTTCCCGTATTGGAAAGGTAAGACTCCCTTTCCCTGGGGGATGCCATATAGGATCAAGACCAATAGATCTTCATATAAAGGGATTTAAGGCACTTGGAGCAGATGTTAGAGCTCTTGGCACTCTAATAGAGGGAGAGGCAAAGAAGATGAGAGGAGCAAAGATATATCTTGATTATCCATCTGTTGGAGCCACAGAAAACATACTGCTTGCCTCTGTCTTTGCAAAGGGAGAAACTGTTATTGAAAATGCCGCACAGGAGCCAGAAGTGGTTGAACTTGCAAACTTCTTAAACTCAATGGGTGGAAAGATAGAAGGGGCAGGTACAAAATGTATAAGAGTGGAGGGAGTAAAAAAACTTCATGGCACAGATTTTACTCTATCTCCTGATAGAGTTGAGATTGGAACATTTATGATAGGAGCTGCCATTACAGGAGGAGATATAACTATAAAACCGGTCATATTTGAGCATATAATACCCCTTGTATTTAAGTTGAGGGAAATTGGAGTCAATATAAAAATAGAGAATGGAAAGATCTTAAGAGTAATAGCTAAAAAGAGACCTAAAAAGTTTGAGATAAGAACAATGCCTTTTCCTGGATTTCCCACAGATCTACAATCTCAAATGCTTGCTCTTGCAACAATAGCTGAAGGAGTCAGTCTTATTACAGAGACTGTATTTGAAAATAGGTTTATGGTTGTTCCTGAATTGAGAAAGATGGGTGCGAAGATAAGAGTGGAGGGGAGAACTGCATTTGTAGAAGGGGTTACGAAACTAATAGGAACAGAGGTAACTGCCACTGATCTTAGAGCTGGTGCAGCACTTGTCCTTGCAGGATTAAGAGCAGAGGGAGAGACTATAATAAAGAAGATATATCACATTGAAAGAGGTTACTACAATTTGCATGAAAAAATCAGACAATTAGGAGGAAAGATATGGAAAGAAACAATAAACTTTTAA
- a CDS encoding DUF4330 domain-containing protein: MERNNKLLKFKLFGLFNIFDILVFILILAVGLYFLKPMFLKKEVTLNNYIITMKLTQISPEIAKAVKKGDRIVDKSGRCFGSIIEEPKVEPSKKLVETSDGRVVIAEEPVIVDVTVKFTFKSRNLKYGKDYFKIGKILTLESDYWTIEGVVIDIERKG; the protein is encoded by the coding sequence ATGGAAAGAAACAATAAACTTTTAAAGTTCAAACTATTTGGATTATTCAACATCTTTGACATATTAGTATTTATACTTATTCTTGCTGTTGGACTTTACTTTCTAAAACCCATGTTTTTGAAAAAAGAGGTGACTCTAAATAACTACATCATCACTATGAAATTAACACAGATATCCCCAGAAATTGCAAAGGCAGTAAAGAAGGGAGACAGAATAGTAGACAAATCTGGAAGATGCTTTGGAAGCATAATAGAGGAGCCAAAGGTTGAACCCTCTAAAAAATTGGTGGAAACCTCAGATGGAAGAGTGGTTATTGCTGAAGAGCCTGTTATTGTAGATGTCACCGTTAAATTCACATTTAAGTCAAGAAATCTGAAGTATGGGAAGGATTACTTTAAAATAGGTAAAATACTCACTTTAGAGTCAGATTACTGGACAATTGAAGGAGTTGTAATTGATATTGAAAGGAAGGGCTAA
- the glmM gene encoding phosphoglucosamine mutase, with amino-acid sequence MKHFGTDGIRGIANKDLTSELALKVGRAAGLFFDGDIVIAKDPRLSSDMLETALISGILSTGVNAYRMGILPTPAVSLILSTNGKSGGAMISASHNPIEYNGIKFFSKEGFKLKESEEEEIERLMEEERPLPVGKGGRLLDFTKAKEIYINKILSMNRINLSGIKIAIDAAFGATATVVGEIFNKLKAEVYLFNEEPDGERINVNCGSTNPKFLSEKLLEIGADVGFTFDGDGDRVIAIDEEGKIVDGDEIMFILSKYLNLRSIVITVMSNFGLRSLLKKYNISFYEVPVGDRNVLYKMLETNSPLGGEQSGHIIYLPQGKTGDGIITSLLILSAMLRENKPLSLLTEEFVKFPQVLRNVEVKNKELIMKDEEFLREVMLWNKKLNGRGRVLVRPSGTENLIRIMVEGEKEEETETIASLLEESLKKRLAQMNLGDEEGGYPFKG; translated from the coding sequence ATGAAACACTTTGGAACCGATGGAATAAGGGGTATAGCAAATAAGGACTTAACCTCCGAACTTGCTCTAAAAGTTGGGAGAGCTGCTGGTTTGTTTTTTGACGGTGATATAGTTATTGCAAAGGATCCAAGACTTTCATCAGATATGCTTGAGACAGCTCTTATATCTGGAATTTTATCCACTGGAGTCAATGCTTATAGGATGGGAATACTCCCAACCCCGGCAGTATCTCTTATTCTCTCCACAAATGGAAAAAGTGGGGGAGCAATGATTTCTGCCTCTCACAATCCCATTGAGTATAATGGAATAAAATTCTTTTCAAAAGAAGGATTTAAGCTTAAAGAATCTGAGGAGGAAGAGATTGAAAGGTTAATGGAGGAGGAAAGACCTCTTCCTGTTGGAAAAGGTGGGAGACTTCTTGATTTCACTAAAGCAAAAGAAATTTATATTAATAAGATTCTATCCATGAACAGGATAAATCTTTCAGGTATTAAGATTGCAATTGATGCAGCATTTGGTGCAACAGCTACTGTAGTAGGTGAGATATTTAATAAACTTAAGGCAGAAGTTTATCTATTCAATGAAGAGCCGGACGGGGAAAGGATAAATGTTAATTGTGGTTCAACAAATCCAAAATTCCTATCAGAGAAATTGTTGGAAATAGGTGCTGATGTTGGCTTTACCTTTGATGGTGATGGTGATAGAGTAATAGCCATTGATGAAGAGGGGAAGATTGTTGATGGCGATGAAATAATGTTTATTCTTTCCAAGTATCTTAACCTTAGGAGTATAGTAATTACTGTAATGAGTAATTTTGGTTTGAGGTCTCTTCTTAAAAAATACAATATATCTTTCTACGAGGTTCCTGTGGGTGATAGGAATGTTTTATATAAAATGCTTGAGACGAACTCTCCCCTTGGAGGAGAGCAATCCGGACACATAATATATCTTCCACAAGGTAAAACTGGAGATGGAATAATAACATCCCTTTTAATCTTATCAGCGATGTTAAGAGAGAATAAGCCTCTATCTCTACTCACAGAAGAGTTTGTTAAATTTCCTCAGGTGTTAAGAAATGTAGAGGTTAAGAATAAAGAGTTGATTATGAAGGACGAGGAATTTTTAAGGGAGGTGATGCTATGGAATAAGAAATTAAATGGAAGAGGAAGAGTTCTTGTTAGGCCATCTGGTACAGAGAATTTAATTAGAATCATGGTGGAAGGAGAAAAGGAAGAGGAAACAGAGACTATTGCGAGTTTGCTTGAAGAGTCTCTAAAGAAGCGCCTGGCCCAGATGAATCTGGGTGACGAGGAAGGGGGTTACCCCTTTAAGGGGTGA
- a CDS encoding NTP transferase domain-containing protein has translation MEIEAVVLGGQDKLEDWVKEEGVPHKALLDIAGKRMIDWIIDALKDTPQIKRIILIGKSEIFSEDIRKRVDVFLEDSGSFMKNIENVYKIAKYEYSVFVPIDVPLITSQIYTKTFEFCENFEKGCYLYVLVNKKRDVEKKFPGTKRTYWKLKGGYYKIGNILPIRRELYPSAINFGYKLLKARKSPIKMASLFPISFMIKALFHLATLKDCEVVVCDITELRGRAVPIPFPEIAIDVDKKEDLIFVRKIMEKIKDEGTTP, from the coding sequence ATGGAGATAGAGGCAGTTGTTCTTGGTGGACAGGATAAACTTGAAGACTGGGTTAAAGAAGAAGGAGTGCCTCACAAGGCACTCCTTGATATTGCTGGAAAAAGGATGATTGATTGGATAATAGATGCATTAAAGGATACGCCTCAGATAAAGAGGATTATACTTATTGGGAAATCTGAAATTTTTTCTGAGGATATTAGAAAAAGGGTGGATGTATTTTTGGAAGACAGTGGAAGTTTTATGAAAAATATTGAAAATGTTTATAAGATTGCAAAGTATGAGTATTCTGTCTTTGTGCCTATAGATGTCCCATTGATTACTTCCCAGATATACACAAAAACTTTTGAGTTTTGTGAGAATTTTGAAAAAGGGTGCTATCTATATGTTCTCGTTAATAAAAAGAGAGATGTGGAGAAGAAATTCCCAGGGACAAAGAGAACTTACTGGAAACTCAAAGGGGGGTATTACAAGATTGGAAATATTCTTCCCATAAGAAGAGAACTCTATCCCTCTGCCATAAATTTTGGGTATAAACTCCTTAAGGCAAGGAAATCTCCTATCAAAATGGCATCCCTGTTTCCAATATCTTTTATGATTAAAGCTCTATTTCATCTTGCAACATTGAAAGATTGTGAGGTTGTTGTGTGTGATATTACAGAGCTTAGGGGAAGAGCTGTTCCAATACCTTTTCCTGAAATTGCTATTGATGTAGACAAGAAAGAGGACTTAATTTTTGTAAGAAAGATAATGGAGAAAATAAAAGATGAGGGAACTACCCCTTGA
- the glmS gene encoding glutamine--fructose-6-phosphate transaminase (isomerizing), with translation MCGIVGYIGDRETLPIILDSLKRLEYRGYDSAGVALLGEDIYIKRTKGRIKDLEKKINGTYTDKNFYLGIGHTRWATHGIPSDYNAHPHTDCSGEIVVVHNGIIENFDEIKKELINKEHRFTSETDTEVVPHLIEEYYNGDLLSSVLEAVRKLEGSFALAIFSKKEPDKIIAVRKDSPLIIGIGEDGNFLASDIPALLPYTKKVIIMEDGEVAVIKKDKVDVFNLDGEKLNKSILEVSWNLEQSEKKGYKHFMLKEIMEEGEVLKEAIRGRIKNGRVFLPEIRDPHFFNDIKNIFLVACGTAYHAGMIGKYFLEDILHIPVRCEVASEFRYENPNVGKDSLLILVSQSGETADTIASLRLGKKKGAKTLGIVNVVGSTVARESDEVLYIYAGPEIAVASTKAYVAQILVLLLLSIYIGKLHGAISYDFEERLVEDILRIGNLAQDVLKKDEEAKRIAEKLVNLRSVFYIGRLLDYPTALEGALKLKEISYIHAEGYPAGELKHGPLALIEKSVPTFAITTDERIVEKMVSNIKEVKAREGKVFSISREDFDEIKEISDETITIPKVHRYLAPILSVIPLQLIAYFTADMRGLDVDKPRNLAKSVTVE, from the coding sequence ATGTGTGGCATAGTTGGTTATATTGGAGATAGAGAGACTCTCCCCATAATCCTTGATAGTTTAAAAAGACTTGAATACAGAGGGTATGATTCTGCAGGAGTAGCCCTTCTTGGTGAAGACATCTATATAAAGAGAACCAAGGGAAGAATAAAAGACCTTGAGAAAAAGATTAACGGGACATACACAGATAAGAATTTTTATCTTGGTATAGGACATACAAGATGGGCAACACATGGAATTCCATCAGACTACAATGCACATCCTCATACTGACTGCAGTGGAGAGATTGTCGTTGTGCATAACGGAATAATAGAAAACTTTGATGAGATAAAGAAAGAACTTATAAATAAGGAACACAGGTTTACTTCTGAGACAGATACTGAAGTTGTTCCTCATCTTATAGAGGAATACTACAATGGAGATTTACTCTCTTCAGTTCTGGAAGCAGTAAGAAAACTTGAGGGTTCTTTCGCTCTTGCTATATTTTCAAAGAAAGAGCCAGACAAAATAATTGCTGTGAGAAAGGATTCTCCACTGATAATAGGTATAGGCGAGGATGGAAATTTTCTTGCTTCTGATATCCCTGCGCTACTTCCATACACGAAAAAGGTCATAATCATGGAAGATGGGGAAGTGGCAGTTATTAAAAAAGATAAAGTAGATGTGTTTAACCTTGATGGAGAGAAACTTAACAAGAGCATACTTGAAGTTTCGTGGAATCTTGAACAATCAGAGAAGAAAGGTTATAAGCATTTTATGCTTAAAGAAATAATGGAGGAAGGAGAGGTTTTAAAGGAGGCAATAAGGGGAAGAATTAAAAATGGGAGAGTCTTTCTTCCAGAAATAAGAGATCCCCATTTCTTTAATGATATTAAAAACATCTTTCTTGTTGCCTGTGGAACTGCCTATCATGCAGGAATGATAGGAAAGTATTTTCTTGAGGATATTCTCCACATTCCTGTTAGATGTGAGGTTGCCTCTGAATTCAGGTATGAAAACCCGAATGTTGGTAAAGATTCTCTGTTGATTCTTGTATCTCAGTCTGGAGAAACTGCTGATACCATTGCATCTTTAAGACTTGGCAAGAAAAAGGGAGCAAAGACTCTTGGAATTGTAAATGTTGTTGGTAGCACTGTGGCAAGGGAGTCTGATGAGGTTCTCTATATATATGCTGGACCAGAGATAGCTGTTGCTTCAACAAAGGCGTATGTTGCTCAGATTCTTGTGCTTTTACTTCTCTCAATATATATAGGTAAACTTCACGGAGCTATAAGTTATGATTTTGAGGAAAGACTTGTTGAGGATATTTTAAGGATAGGTAATCTCGCTCAAGATGTTCTTAAAAAGGATGAAGAGGCAAAGAGGATAGCAGAGAAGTTGGTAAATTTAAGAAGTGTATTCTACATAGGAAGACTCCTTGATTACCCTACTGCTCTTGAGGGAGCGCTAAAGTTAAAAGAGATTTCCTATATTCATGCAGAGGGATATCCAGCAGGTGAATTAAAACATGGTCCCCTTGCTCTCATTGAAAAGAGTGTCCCAACCTTTGCTATAACAACGGATGAAAGGATTGTGGAGAAGATGGTATCAAACATAAAGGAAGTTAAGGCAAGGGAAGGAAAGGTGTTTTCCATTTCCAGAGAAGACTTTGATGAGATAAAAGAGATTTCAGACGAAACAATTACCATTCCTAAGGTTCACAGATATCTTGCACCGATCCTTTCAGTTATACCACTACAACTTATTGCCTATTTCACTGCAGATATGAGAGGATTAGATGTGGATAAACCAAGAAATCTTGCTAAATCGGTAACTGTGGAGTAG